The Solibacillus sp. FSL W7-1464 genome contains a region encoding:
- a CDS encoding endonuclease Q family protein — protein MWKEIYADLHIHIGRTYKGRAVKITGSKNLTLTNILETATSRKGLDLIGIIDCHSPEVIEEVEQLLHEQKATELVEGGIRYKKTTLILGTEIEIYDANCHGPIHVLCYIPTLKKMKQFSDWLQLHQKNIHLSTQRSHCDGRTLQQKVHELDGLFIPAHVFTPFKSLFGKGVKSSLTEVFDPTLIDGIELGLSSDTMMVKGISELAPYSFVTNSDAHSLGKLAREYQKIRVKDVNFEELRKALHQKEGRTITANYGLNPLLGKYHETVCANCGEQLIEEGHSRCPHCGKEQLIKGVAKRIVELTDNPQLEIARPPYIHQVPLDFIPGIGSKTIEKMLDAFGTEMNILHEASLEELKNVIPEKLAVLIDLSRKGQIAITGGGGGIYGKIDTN, from the coding sequence ATGTGGAAGGAGATTTATGCGGATTTACATATACATATTGGACGTACTTATAAAGGACGGGCAGTAAAAATAACAGGAAGCAAAAACCTGACGCTGACAAATATTTTAGAAACCGCTACTTCGAGAAAAGGGCTGGATTTAATCGGCATTATCGATTGTCATTCACCTGAAGTAATTGAAGAAGTCGAACAGCTTCTTCACGAACAAAAAGCTACAGAATTAGTGGAAGGCGGAATTCGTTATAAAAAGACAACCCTCATTTTAGGAACGGAAATCGAGATTTACGATGCAAACTGTCATGGTCCGATCCATGTTCTGTGCTATATCCCAACACTTAAGAAGATGAAACAGTTTTCAGACTGGCTCCAACTTCACCAGAAGAATATTCATTTAAGCACACAGCGTTCGCATTGCGACGGGCGCACTTTGCAGCAAAAAGTCCATGAACTTGACGGCCTGTTTATTCCGGCACATGTATTTACCCCGTTTAAAAGTCTTTTCGGCAAAGGGGTTAAAAGCAGCCTGACGGAAGTTTTCGATCCGACGCTCATTGATGGAATTGAACTTGGGTTAAGCTCGGATACGATGATGGTCAAAGGAATCAGTGAATTGGCTCCCTATAGTTTTGTAACAAATTCGGATGCTCATTCTTTAGGTAAGCTCGCCCGTGAATATCAGAAAATCCGGGTAAAGGATGTTAATTTTGAAGAATTGAGAAAAGCACTTCATCAAAAAGAAGGAAGAACAATTACAGCCAATTACGGCCTCAATCCCCTTCTTGGCAAGTATCATGAAACGGTATGTGCGAACTGCGGCGAACAATTAATAGAGGAAGGTCATAGCCGCTGCCCTCATTGCGGGAAAGAACAGCTGATCAAAGGCGTGGCAAAAAGAATTGTGGAGTTAACGGATAACCCGCAGCTGGAAATTGCCAGACCTCCATACATTCATCAAGTTCCGCTCGATTTCATTCCGGGTATTGGATCTAAAACAATTGAAAAGATGCTGGATGCATTTGGAACCGAGATGAACATTTTGCATGAGGCTTCATTGGAAGAGCTGAAAAACGTCATCCCCGAAAAACTTGCCGTCCTGATCGACTTATCAAGAAAAGGTCAGATTGCCATAACGGGAGGCGGCGGCGGTATATACGGGAAAATTGATACGAATTGA
- a CDS encoding ATP-binding protein — MKKKRKLGIGFKITSGYIILIVCLIVAALVLNNQITSLQKERNDIIKYDSQMRMMSNNLERQILNMESSLHRYLITDDEAHLNKFNEEMATWKSSYDELSTIVYDFSSGQEQLEVVHSGIEDWINNIGQPLLNAILANDNEEVLSMFNGVESSLAISQLQQKFTAFRTYETEAIQVKVADLNDQNTALTYSLFAILTLIATVTIVIFTIISRNIAGSINEVTEALEDMNASDGKVRKRITAKTNDEVKDLVLATNSLLTTLENRQWYQTNLAEVVTAYQGVDTLDELGEVLLKSLTTRTHSVYGAFYIQDIRNHNKFNKIAAFAETGDDVGRDSFEVGHGFIGQSVKEKRILSYDNKDNSFHYLETALGNIPISNGIIVPVFFGKEVVAVFELASLKSYNQQHRDLIKEVVVHLGVTINSIIGRMEVVRLLNESQAMTEELQVQSEELQTQSEELKMQTEELTTINERLEERTRDAEQKTHELEKVQVELKQSAEQLRQSSNYKSEFLANMSHELRTPLNSILILSEMLAENHEQHLSEDELEYAKVIHDSGEDLLNLINDILDLSKVEAGKMDLWFREMDVYEIPQHIQNLFQPVANQKGLELSVDVANNLAEIFHTDVKRFHQVLNNLLSNALKFTEEGSVTVKVDKARITPAMRQLSDTWITVSVTDTGIGIPKNKQNIVFESFQQADGATVRKYGGTGLGLSICREVTKLLGGWITLSSAEGEGSTFTVYLPSLPEGNAVQSSIAEQEAVYTEVAPAIPMGVPTSIFEEKHILIVDDDYRNIYALRQALEHKGVHIIEASNGVECLNILQTATRVDAVLMDIMMPEMDGYETMERIRKDLQLYELPIIALTAKAMKQDQDRAFEAGASDYISKPLNLEQLFSVLTVWLTSGERIRNV, encoded by the coding sequence ATGAAGAAAAAACGTAAATTGGGCATTGGCTTCAAAATCACGAGTGGGTATATTATTCTCATAGTATGTCTAATCGTTGCGGCACTTGTCTTAAATAATCAAATAACAAGTTTACAAAAAGAACGAAATGACATTATTAAATATGATTCTCAAATGCGTATGATGTCAAACAATCTAGAACGCCAAATTCTTAATATGGAATCCTCCTTACATCGCTATTTAATTACAGACGATGAAGCGCATTTAAATAAATTCAATGAAGAAATGGCAACTTGGAAATCTTCCTATGATGAATTGAGTACCATTGTTTATGACTTTTCAAGCGGTCAGGAACAACTTGAAGTAGTACATAGCGGTATCGAAGATTGGATTAACAATATTGGTCAGCCTCTCTTGAACGCGATACTTGCTAATGATAATGAAGAAGTACTTTCAATGTTTAACGGTGTGGAAAGCAGCCTGGCCATTAGTCAACTGCAGCAAAAATTCACCGCTTTCCGTACGTATGAAACAGAAGCCATTCAAGTCAAAGTTGCGGATCTTAATGATCAAAATACGGCATTAACATATAGTCTTTTTGCGATCTTAACATTAATTGCAACAGTGACTATCGTGATTTTCACAATTATTTCACGGAATATTGCCGGGTCGATCAACGAGGTAACTGAAGCTCTTGAAGATATGAATGCTTCTGACGGGAAAGTACGGAAACGTATTACTGCCAAAACGAATGATGAAGTAAAAGACCTTGTACTGGCGACGAATTCCCTTCTTACGACATTGGAAAACCGTCAATGGTACCAAACGAACTTAGCCGAAGTTGTAACGGCCTACCAAGGTGTCGATACACTTGATGAATTAGGTGAAGTATTGCTGAAATCATTAACAACTCGTACACATTCGGTATACGGCGCATTTTACATTCAGGATATCCGCAACCATAACAAGTTCAACAAAATTGCTGCGTTTGCAGAAACTGGCGATGATGTAGGACGTGACAGCTTTGAAGTAGGTCATGGCTTCATCGGTCAGAGTGTAAAAGAAAAGCGTATATTAAGCTATGACAACAAAGATAATAGCTTCCACTACTTGGAAACAGCACTTGGAAATATTCCGATTTCAAACGGTATTATCGTCCCTGTATTTTTCGGAAAAGAAGTCGTCGCTGTTTTTGAATTGGCTTCCTTAAAATCATATAATCAGCAGCATCGCGATCTTATTAAAGAAGTGGTTGTACATCTAGGTGTAACGATCAACAGTATTATCGGACGTATGGAAGTTGTTCGTCTATTAAATGAATCGCAGGCAATGACGGAAGAATTGCAAGTTCAGTCAGAAGAGCTTCAAACGCAATCTGAAGAGCTGAAAATGCAAACAGAAGAACTGACAACAATTAACGAACGTTTAGAAGAACGTACACGTGATGCGGAACAGAAAACGCATGAACTGGAAAAAGTACAGGTTGAACTGAAGCAAAGTGCAGAGCAGCTGCGTCAAAGCTCAAATTATAAATCCGAGTTCCTTGCAAATATGTCCCATGAATTGCGTACACCGCTTAACAGTATTTTAATCTTGTCTGAAATGCTTGCTGAAAACCATGAACAGCATTTATCTGAAGATGAACTGGAGTATGCAAAAGTTATCCATGATTCGGGTGAAGATTTACTGAACCTGATTAATGACATTCTGGATTTATCGAAAGTGGAAGCCGGAAAAATGGATTTATGGTTCAGAGAGATGGATGTATATGAAATTCCACAGCATATACAAAATTTATTCCAGCCGGTAGCGAATCAAAAAGGCCTGGAATTATCTGTGGATGTAGCAAATAATCTTGCAGAAATTTTCCATACCGATGTAAAACGATTCCATCAAGTTTTAAATAACCTGCTTTCCAACGCACTCAAGTTTACTGAGGAAGGTTCAGTAACTGTGAAGGTGGACAAAGCACGTATAACGCCTGCCATGAGACAGCTTAGCGATACATGGATTACGGTTAGTGTGACAGATACCGGTATTGGTATTCCGAAAAATAAACAAAACATCGTATTTGAATCGTTCCAGCAAGCGGACGGCGCTACTGTTCGTAAATATGGCGGAACAGGATTAGGTTTATCCATTTGCCGTGAAGTGACAAAACTTCTTGGTGGCTGGATTACATTATCAAGTGCTGAAGGCGAAGGTAGCACATTTACAGTGTACTTGCCAAGCTTACCTGAAGGAAATGCTGTACAATCGAGCATCGCTGAACAGGAAGCTGTTTATACAGAGGTAGCTCCAGCTATTCCAATGGGTGTACCTACATCAATATTTGAAGAAAAGCATATTTTGATTGTTGATGATGATTACCGTAATATTTATGCGCTTCGTCAGGCATTGGAACATAAAGGTGTTCACATTATAGAAGCTTCCAACGGTGTGGAATGCCTGAATATTTTACAGACGGCGACTCGCGTAGATGCTGTTCTGATGGATATTATGATGCCTGAAATGGACGGATATGAAACAATGGAGCGTATCCGCAAAGATTTACAATTATATGAGCTGCCGATTATTGCATTAACAGCAAAAGCGATGAAGCAAGACCAAGATCGCGCATTTGAAGCGGGGGCTTCCGATTATATAAGTAAGCCTTTAAACTTGGAACAACTATTCTCCGTACTAACGGTATGGCTCACAAGTGGGGAACGTATACGAAATGTATAG
- a CDS encoding CheR family methyltransferase, whose protein sequence is MYRKKLEIRLLLEAIYTLSGFDFRKYNQQSILRRIEHRMRLNNFSSISQLTESIIYDKELLKVLLNDFSINVTEMFRDPSFFRAFREEIVPQLKDLDKIRIWHAGCATGEEVYSMAILLQEEGLLDRSIMYATDMNENALLKAEQGAFPLHKMQAYTKNYILAGGTESFSQYYKTDDSFASFHPYLSENIMFAQHNLATDKSFQEFDVIICRNVLIYFTPELQHEVHHLFYDSLARNGYLGLGDKETLQFTPLVSKYRTVNATERIYQKRF, encoded by the coding sequence ATGTATAGAAAGAAGTTAGAGATACGCTTGTTATTAGAAGCGATTTACACATTATCAGGATTTGACTTCCGAAAGTATAATCAACAATCAATATTACGACGTATTGAGCATCGCATGCGGCTCAACAATTTTTCATCAATCTCTCAATTAACCGAATCGATAATTTACGATAAAGAGTTATTGAAAGTGCTGCTGAACGATTTTTCGATAAATGTAACGGAAATGTTCCGGGACCCCTCTTTCTTCAGGGCGTTCCGCGAAGAGATTGTTCCGCAGCTGAAAGATCTTGATAAGATACGGATATGGCATGCAGGCTGTGCAACCGGCGAAGAAGTTTATTCGATGGCCATCCTTTTGCAGGAAGAAGGACTGTTGGATCGTTCAATCATGTATGCGACAGATATGAATGAAAATGCGCTGTTAAAAGCCGAACAGGGTGCCTTCCCTCTTCATAAAATGCAAGCCTATACGAAAAATTATATTTTGGCTGGCGGAACAGAAAGCTTTTCCCAATACTATAAAACGGATGACAGCTTTGCCTCTTTCCATCCTTACTTAAGCGAAAACATCATGTTTGCCCAGCATAATCTGGCAACAGACAAATCGTTTCAGGAATTTGATGTGATCATTTGCCGCAATGTGCTCATTTATTTTACACCTGAGCTGCAGCATGAGGTACATCATCTCTTTTACGATAGCTTAGCAAGAAACGGATATCTGGGCTTAGGCGATAAGGAAACATTGCAGTTTACGCCGCTCGTATCCAAATACCGCACCGTCAACGCAACGGAGCGTATCTATCAAAAGAGATTCTAG
- a CDS encoding fused response regulator/phosphatase, with the protein MTILVVDDNQVNLFVIEKILKSDGYEKFVSVQSAKEMFDYLDPSNAPKCYDINVILLDVMMPEMDGIEACRILKQNPQWKDIQVIFVTALEDKVKLSEALDVGGIDYITKPINRIELLARIRVGKRLKKELDWHTNQEKIIQRELDLAARVQQSLLSPPVHESNISITASYLPSSNLAGDLYYWDKLDEDRYAVMLLDMMGHGVSASLVCMYISSVLREAIKKLTDPELVIAELNRYMNLLQNEKENILYYFTGVYFIIDTKKKTVEYVNAGHPKGYAFVDGEKTVPITHTSYAVGFVEDIKIEKAIIPYNSSIQIVLFTDGVLEAMGPCEIESDKELCKIASSHWSTDISPIDYLVKGEQQHNQPDDMCVLLLSANS; encoded by the coding sequence ATGACCATTCTTGTTGTAGACGATAACCAAGTTAACCTCTTCGTTATTGAAAAAATATTGAAAAGTGATGGTTATGAGAAGTTTGTTTCCGTACAATCTGCAAAAGAAATGTTTGACTACCTAGATCCATCCAATGCCCCTAAGTGCTATGACATTAATGTTATTTTATTGGATGTCATGATGCCGGAAATGGATGGAATTGAAGCTTGTCGTATATTAAAGCAAAATCCTCAATGGAAAGATATCCAGGTGATATTCGTAACGGCACTGGAAGATAAAGTGAAGTTGTCGGAAGCTTTAGATGTTGGAGGCATTGATTACATAACTAAACCAATTAATCGAATAGAATTATTAGCCCGTATACGTGTCGGGAAAAGACTGAAAAAAGAACTGGACTGGCATACAAATCAGGAGAAGATTATCCAAAGAGAGTTGGATCTGGCAGCCCGTGTCCAACAAAGCCTTTTAAGCCCACCTGTTCATGAGTCGAATATTTCGATTACCGCTTCTTATTTACCATCATCAAATTTGGCGGGGGATTTATATTATTGGGACAAGCTCGATGAAGACCGATATGCTGTCATGCTATTGGATATGATGGGGCATGGGGTGTCCGCATCGCTTGTTTGTATGTATATTTCTTCCGTTTTACGTGAGGCAATTAAAAAGCTGACAGACCCTGAGCTTGTTATCGCAGAGTTGAATCGTTATATGAATTTACTGCAAAATGAAAAAGAAAATATATTGTATTATTTCACCGGCGTATATTTTATTATCGATACGAAGAAAAAGACAGTGGAATACGTCAATGCAGGCCATCCAAAGGGCTATGCTTTTGTTGATGGCGAAAAGACTGTACCGATTACACATACGAGCTATGCAGTAGGTTTTGTTGAAGATATTAAAATTGAGAAGGCGATTATTCCATATAATTCATCCATCCAAATTGTCCTGTTTACAGACGGGGTTTTGGAAGCAATGGGTCCTTGTGAAATAGAATCGGATAAAGAGCTGTGCAAAATTGCGAGCAGCCACTGGTCGACGGACATTTCACCAATCGACTATTTAGTGAAGGGCGAACAGCAGCATAACCAGCCGGATGATATGTGTGTATTATTATTGAGTGCCAACAGCTGA